In Triticum urartu cultivar G1812 unplaced genomic scaffold, Tu2.1 TuUngrouped_contig_5454, whole genome shotgun sequence, the genomic window CTTTGAAGTCGGCAGCTGCTTTGGCCCCGTCCATGAACCTCTCCGGCCAGAACTCCTCCGCCTTCATCCCCCAGGACTCGGTGTCTCTGCAGAGAGCCCACGCGTTGATGATGACGCGTGTCCCGGCCGGGACCATGTAGCCGTTGACGTCGTCGCACTCGGCCATGGAGAGGTGTGGGAGGAGGAGCGGCGCCGGTGGGGGGAGCCGGAGCGTCTCCTTCACCACAGCCTTGAGGTAGGACATGTTGCCCAGATCGTCCTCCTTGACTGTTTGTTGGGTCTTGGGTGTCTTGCTCCTCACGTCGGCCTGGAGTTTGGCCATGAGGTGTGGCTTTCGCCTGAGCTCCGCCATGGCGAAACACCGGACGATGGCGGGCCGGAGCGTCTCCTTCACCACAGCCTTGAGGTAGGACATGTTGCCCAGATCGTCCTCCTTGACTGTTTGTTGGGTCTTGGGTGTCTTGCTCCTCACGTCGGCCTGGAGTTTGGCCATGAGGTGTGGCTTCCGCATGAGCTCCGCCATGGCGAACTCCAGGACGATGGATGACGTGTCTGTGCCCGCAGAGAACATGTCCTGTTTACATATTTGGAATTATATATCAATGAAAATTAACCATCAGAAATATTAATCAAATAATTAAAAATTACTCCCTCTGTTctaaacgttcttatattttttTAAGAGGGAGTAGTGTTTAGTTCAGAGGGAAACGTTCAGGAAGCTAAGCGAATTACCAACAAGATGGCCTTGACGTTGCCTCTAGTGAGATTGTACTCGTGTTGAAGAGAGAGGAGAACATCCACCAAGTCTCTGTCTTCATCTTGTTGGTTTTGCTCTTGCTCATTGGGTTGATGCTGATGTACTCCTACTAGCCATGGTGATTTGGTCGCGTGGTCGTCTATGATCTTGTCGAGCAACTCGTCCCATCTCTTCTTCAGCCTCCTCGTCTTGCCGAGCACCACTCGCCGGAGAAGACCTACCTTGGCCAAGCTCGGGAAGTAGTCCTCCAGGTTGAACCCCCCTATCGCAGCCACGTTCCCGGCGATGAGCTCCCGGAACAGCTCGTTCCTGCCTTCCTCCCTGAAGAACTTCCCGGACACGGCGCGGCATACGACGTCGTTGGTGAAGCCGCCGAGCAGCTCGGTCATGTCGACGGCAGAGCGGGCGGCCGCGGCCGCCCGGAGTTTGGCCACCACAAGGCGcacctcctcctcgcggccgccCTGGAGCGCGCGCACCTTCCGGGCGCTCAGCAGGTGGGTGGTAACGAGCTTCCTGGCCTGCCGCCAGTACTCGCCGTAGGGGGTGAGGGCGACGTCGGAGGGGCCGCTGAGGAGGACGCCGGCGACGATGGACGGCGGGCGGGAGGCGAAGACGTGGTCGTGCGTGCGCAGGACGGCCTCGGCGGCGCTCGGGGAGGAGACGACGAGGTTGGGCACCTGGCCGAGGCGGAGGAGCATGAGGCCGTCGCGGCCGGCGTGCTTCCTTGAGAGCTCGGCGAGGGAGATGTGCGGGTCGGGGCCGACGAGGTGCAGGTGGCCTATGAGAGGGAGCTTCGGAGGCGACGGCGGGAGACGGCGGCCATGATCACTGCAATTGTTCGCAGATCGTCTTGCCAAGTAGTAGCGGCGTAGTACGAAGAAGCAGAGCAAGAGTGAGAGCAGAACTTCCGGGGAGAAGATGGTGAGTACTTGAGCCGTATCGCCTCGCATCCTCGAACACTATGGCTGAGAGTGGATGCAGAACTCTCTTGTTGGGTGCGTGCACGCTTTTATAGCTGAGGCTGGATCCGTGGATGCAATTCATGCCAATCAAACATGTCCTCAACAAGAGTGCAACAATTGTGCACGTATGAGCCGCTGAGGGTGGATCCGTGCACGTATATCTCTTTTTTATTGCGGGGAACAACGTATATCTCTTTCGGTCCACATAGTTGCGTTCTCTCTGGAAAACATGTCCTCAACAAGAGTGCAACAATTGTGCACGTATGAGCTCGTTCTTATGAAGCTAGCCAAAATTGCATTTTAAATCTTAGGATTTCGTTAAAAAAAATGGTGGGAATGCGTCATTACAAA contains:
- the LOC125529245 gene encoding indole-2-monooxygenase-like isoform X1; translation: MRGDTAQVLTIFSPEVLLSLLLCFFVLRRYYLARRSANNCSDHGRRLPPSPPKLPLIGHLHLVGPDPHISLAELSRKHAGRDGLMLLRLGQVPNLVVSSPSAAEAVLRTHDHVFASRPPSIVAGVLLSGPSDVALTPYGEYWRQARKLVTTHLLSARKVRALQGGREEEVRLVVAKLRAAAAARSAVDMTELLGGFTNDVVCRAVSGKFFREEGRNELFRELIAGNVAAIGGFNLEDYFPSLAKVGLLRRVVLGKTRRLKKRWDELLDKIIDDHATKSPWLVGVHQHQPNEQEQNQQDEDRDLVDVLLSLQHEYNLTRGNVKAILLDMFSAGTDTSSIVLEFAMAELMRKPHLMAKLQADVRSKTPKTQQTVKEDDLGNMSYLKAVVKETLRLPPPAPLLLPHLSMAECDDVNGYMVPAGTRVIINAWALCRDTESWGMKAEEFWPERFMDGAKAAADFKGRDFQFLPFGAGRRICPGMGFGLATVEAMLANLVYCFDWELPDGMREEDVDMADVFGVTMRRKEKLVLVPRIPQDANI
- the LOC125529245 gene encoding indole-2-monooxygenase-like isoform X2; this encodes MRGDTAQVLTIFSPEVLLSLLLCFFVLRRYYLARRSANNCSDHGRRLPPSPPKLPLIGHLHLVGPDPHISLAELSRKHAGRDGLMLLRLGQVPNLVVSSPSAAEAVLRTHDHVFASRPPSIVAGVLLSGPSDVALTPYGEYWRQARKLVTTHLLSARKVRALQGGREEEVRLVVAKLRAAAAARSAVDMTELLGGFTNDVVCRAVSGKFFREEGRNELFRELIAGNVAAIGGFNLEDYFPSLAKVGLLRRVVLGKTRRLKKRWDELLDKIIDDHATKSPWLVGVHQHQPNEQEQNQQDEDRDLVDVLLSLQHEYNLTRGNVKAILLDMFSAGTDTSSIVLEFAMAELMRKPHLMAKLQADVRSKTPKTQQTVKEDDLGNMSYLKAVVKETLRLPPPAPLLLPHLSMAECDDVNGYMVPAGTRVIINAWALCRDTESWGMKAEEFWPERFMDGAKAAADFKGRDFQFLPFGAGRRICPGMGFGLATVEAMLANLVYCFDWELPDGMREEDVDMADVFGVTMRRKEKLVLVPRIPQDANI